One Rhodococcus sp. P1Y DNA window includes the following coding sequences:
- a CDS encoding HU family DNA-binding protein has translation MNKAELIDALTEKLGSDRRSATEAVENIVDTIVRAVHRGESVTITGFGVFEQRRRAARVARNPRTGETVRVKPTNVPAFRPGAQFKAVIAGGQKLPATGPAVKRGSSAAPAKKTAAAKKTAAKKAAVKTTARKTTAAAKKAAPAKTTARKAAPAKTVAAKKAAPAKTTARKTVAKKAPAKAAAKKTTTAAAAKKAPAKTAAKKTAATTTAAAKKAPAKTAAKKTAAKKAPAKRAARK, from the coding sequence ATGAACAAGGCAGAGCTGATTGACGCCCTGACCGAGAAGTTGGGGTCTGACAGGAGGAGCGCCACAGAGGCTGTCGAGAACATCGTCGACACCATCGTGCGCGCCGTTCACCGTGGCGAGAGTGTCACCATCACCGGATTCGGTGTATTCGAACAGCGTCGGCGTGCGGCACGTGTTGCTCGCAACCCACGCACCGGCGAGACCGTGCGCGTCAAGCCGACCAACGTGCCGGCCTTCCGCCCGGGCGCTCAGTTCAAGGCTGTAATCGCGGGCGGCCAGAAGCTTCCCGCCACCGGCCCGGCCGTCAAGCGTGGATCCTCGGCGGCTCCGGCCAAGAAGACCGCAGCTGCCAAGAAGACCGCAGCGAAGAAGGCTGCAGTCAAGACGACAGCTCGCAAGACCACCGCGGCAGCGAAGAAGGCGGCTCCCGCAAAGACGACTGCCCGCAAGGCAGCTCCCGCGAAGACCGTGGCAGCGAAGAAGGCAGCTCCCGCCAAGACGACGGCTCGTAAGACCGTCGCGAAGAAGGCTCCGGCAAAGGCCGCAGCCAAGAAGACTACGACTGCCGCAGCGGCCAAGAAGGCCCCCGCGAAGACCGCAGCCAAGAAGACCGCAGCGACCACGACCGCTGCAGCCAAGAAGGCTCCGGCCAAGACCGCAGCCAAGAAGACCGCAGCGAAGAAGGCTCCGGCCAAGCGCGCTGCACGCAAGTAG
- a CDS encoding NUDIX hydrolase — MSDGENPLRANIFAAGAVLWRNSPHRPDEISVALVHRPKYDDWSFPKGKIDPGETSVDAAVREVAEETGFEARLGRYLSTVTYPIPGHRKMKKVDYWAAYALDGKFEPNSEVDELRWVTPEQAESQLSYPMDHKILRRFLKQPPDTTTVLLVRHAKAGRRSRYKGDDALRPLDAVGEAQATALVAELTAFGADSVHAANRRRCVQTVQPLADELSVSITLEPLLSEEGYWDSLDAARRRAVEIATLGGVRTICSQGKVIPDLLQWWADRDGVKLPPNRNRKGSVWVLSLHNGTLIAADHLASPLPKVPTDG, encoded by the coding sequence ATGTCGGACGGCGAAAATCCATTGCGCGCGAACATCTTCGCCGCCGGAGCCGTCCTGTGGCGAAACTCTCCCCATCGTCCGGACGAGATTTCCGTCGCGCTGGTACATCGTCCGAAATACGACGACTGGTCCTTTCCCAAGGGAAAGATCGACCCGGGTGAAACCTCCGTCGACGCCGCCGTTCGAGAAGTGGCGGAGGAGACCGGGTTCGAAGCTCGACTCGGCCGCTATCTCTCCACGGTCACCTATCCCATCCCGGGCCATCGGAAAATGAAGAAGGTCGACTACTGGGCGGCCTATGCACTCGACGGCAAGTTCGAGCCCAACTCCGAGGTGGACGAGCTGCGCTGGGTAACCCCCGAGCAGGCCGAGTCTCAGCTGTCCTACCCGATGGACCACAAGATCTTACGTCGATTCCTGAAGCAACCACCCGATACGACGACGGTCCTTCTCGTCCGCCATGCGAAGGCCGGACGCCGGTCCCGATACAAGGGGGACGACGCCCTGCGGCCACTCGATGCCGTCGGCGAGGCGCAGGCTACAGCTCTTGTAGCGGAGCTCACTGCATTCGGCGCCGACTCGGTGCACGCCGCGAACCGTCGACGGTGCGTACAAACCGTCCAACCCTTGGCGGACGAGTTGTCGGTGTCCATCACGCTCGAACCGCTGCTGTCCGAGGAGGGTTACTGGGACTCGTTGGACGCCGCTCGTCGACGCGCGGTGGAGATCGCGACACTCGGCGGAGTCCGAACGATATGCAGTCAGGGCAAGGTGATTCCAGATTTGCTGCAGTGGTGGGCGGACAGGGACGGCGTCAAGCTGCCGCCGAACAGAAACCGCAAAGGCAGTGTCTGGGTTCTGTCACTGCACAACGGGACTTTGATTGCTGCGGACCATCTGGCCAGTCCGCTGCCCAAGGTTCCCACTGACGGCTGA
- a CDS encoding RNA degradosome polyphosphate kinase produces MSPPPPITSAASTAASPAALPAATEPHAPDAKGALPENRYLNRELSWLDFNSRVLALAEDSSLPLLERAKFLAIFASNLDEFYMVRVAGLKRRDETGLSVRSADGLTPREQLALIGERTQELARRHARILLDAILPELTSVGIEIIRWSDLDGDERERLSRYFHEQVFPVLTPLAVDPAHPFPYISGLSLNLAVTVKDYATSGEHFARVKVPDNVDRFVRVRRGDGSSSVDAFLSMEEVISAHLDVLFPGMDVVESHAFRITRNADFEVEEDRDEDLLQALERELARRRFGSPVRLEIADDMTEHMLELLLRELDVDPSDVIQVPGLLDLSCLWQVYGVDRPHLKDAPFVPATHPAFGERETPKSVFSTLRDGDVLVHHPYDSFSTSVQRFIEQAAADPQVLAIKQTLYRTSGDSPIVNALVDAAGAGKQVVALVEIKARFDEQANIEWARKLEKAGVHVVYGLVGLKTHCKTCLVVRREGSVIRRYCHIGTGNYNPKTARIYEDVGLLTSSPEIGADLTDLFNSLTGYSRKTSYRNLLVAPYGVRRGIIERIEAEVEHQKAGREAGIRLKANALVDEQVIDALYRASAAGVPVQVVVRGICALKPGVPGLSENIEVRSILGRFLEHSRVLNFRGADEFWIGSADMMHRNLDRRVEVMAQVKDPRLTGQLDDIFESALDPTTRCWILRADGGWAASPAQGENVREHQVELMRSRRNQAS; encoded by the coding sequence GTGAGTCCGCCGCCCCCCATCACCTCCGCAGCCAGTACTGCGGCCAGTCCTGCTGCACTGCCGGCAGCGACGGAACCACACGCGCCCGACGCCAAAGGCGCATTGCCCGAAAACCGTTATCTGAACCGGGAATTGAGCTGGCTCGACTTCAACTCGCGCGTTCTTGCACTCGCCGAGGATTCGTCGCTTCCGTTGCTCGAGCGCGCCAAGTTCCTCGCAATCTTCGCGTCGAATCTGGACGAGTTCTACATGGTTCGCGTCGCCGGCCTCAAACGTCGCGACGAGACAGGACTGTCCGTTCGGTCTGCCGACGGCTTGACCCCGCGCGAACAACTCGCCTTGATCGGCGAACGCACACAGGAGTTGGCTCGCCGTCATGCGCGGATACTCCTCGACGCGATTCTGCCCGAGCTCACCTCGGTGGGAATCGAGATCATTCGGTGGTCCGATCTCGACGGTGACGAACGGGAGCGACTGTCCAGGTATTTCCACGAGCAGGTGTTCCCGGTACTGACGCCGCTCGCCGTCGACCCGGCGCACCCGTTCCCGTACATCAGCGGGCTCAGCCTCAATCTCGCCGTGACAGTGAAGGATTACGCGACTTCGGGCGAGCACTTCGCCCGCGTGAAGGTTCCGGACAACGTCGATCGTTTCGTGCGGGTACGGCGCGGGGACGGCAGCTCGAGCGTCGACGCCTTCCTCTCGATGGAAGAGGTCATCTCGGCCCACCTCGATGTTCTGTTCCCAGGCATGGATGTCGTGGAGAGTCACGCGTTCCGCATCACCCGAAACGCGGATTTCGAGGTCGAGGAAGACCGCGACGAGGATCTCCTGCAGGCGCTGGAGCGGGAACTGGCGCGTCGCCGCTTCGGATCGCCCGTCCGACTCGAGATCGCCGACGACATGACCGAACACATGCTGGAACTGCTTCTACGTGAGCTCGACGTCGATCCGAGCGACGTGATCCAGGTGCCGGGGTTGCTCGATCTGTCGTGCCTGTGGCAGGTCTACGGGGTCGACCGGCCACACCTCAAGGACGCGCCTTTCGTTCCGGCGACACATCCGGCGTTCGGTGAGCGCGAAACACCCAAGAGCGTGTTCTCCACGTTGCGCGACGGCGATGTGCTCGTCCATCACCCTTACGACTCCTTCTCCACCAGCGTGCAACGGTTCATCGAGCAGGCGGCAGCAGATCCGCAGGTGCTTGCCATCAAGCAGACTCTCTATCGCACCTCCGGAGATTCACCGATCGTCAACGCGCTCGTCGACGCCGCAGGCGCGGGCAAGCAGGTTGTCGCCCTCGTCGAGATCAAGGCACGTTTCGACGAGCAGGCAAACATCGAGTGGGCGCGAAAGCTCGAGAAAGCCGGGGTTCACGTCGTATACGGTCTCGTCGGCCTCAAGACACATTGCAAGACATGCTTGGTCGTACGGCGTGAGGGATCGGTCATCCGCCGCTACTGCCACATCGGAACCGGCAACTACAACCCGAAGACGGCCCGGATCTACGAGGACGTCGGCTTGTTGACCTCCTCGCCGGAGATCGGCGCCGACCTCACCGACCTGTTCAACTCCCTCACCGGATACTCGCGCAAGACGAGCTATCGCAACCTCCTCGTCGCTCCGTACGGAGTTCGGCGCGGCATCATCGAGCGGATCGAAGCAGAGGTCGAACATCAGAAGGCCGGTCGTGAGGCCGGAATTCGGTTGAAGGCCAATGCGCTCGTCGACGAACAGGTCATCGATGCGCTGTACCGTGCGTCGGCGGCGGGTGTGCCGGTCCAGGTCGTGGTCCGAGGAATCTGCGCCCTCAAGCCGGGCGTACCGGGTCTGAGCGAGAATATCGAGGTTCGGTCCATCCTCGGTCGATTCCTCGAGCACTCACGTGTCCTCAACTTCCGCGGTGCAGACGAATTCTGGATCGGCAGTGCCGACATGATGCACCGGAATCTGGACCGCCGCGTGGAAGTCATGGCACAGGTGAAGGATCCGCGTCTGACCGGCCAACTGGACGACATATTCGAGTCCGCGCTGGACCCGACAACCAGATGCTGGATTCTGCGAGCGGATGGCGGATGGGCGGCATCGCCCGCTCAGGGTGAAAACGTTCGCGAGCATCAGGTCGAGTTGATGCGTAGCCGGCGGAACCAGGCGTCCTGA